The Nitrosopumilus cobalaminigenes genome contains a region encoding:
- a CDS encoding glycosyltransferase family 2 protein, which translates to MNKRKLIVGLPVYNGEQFIRKRLENILSQTYSDFKLIIDVDPGTDKTVEICKEFAEKDPRIELIVQEKRMGLVWSFNYILQNANSKYFVWAGVDDIWSSDFLEKNIAVLDSNEDVVGSMGKVRRHGPHIEEFKSKKEDSIKTKMYKKFRRFFRPFGVYPIVSDSYDKRIRTFLKIRDDRSIWAIYRTKILKKCLELDSWNFCLPMMMNLLKYGKLNVIDEFMIDYYSVGGTAIGILEYYHRDQITLRDVIFPWSAFTIWCIKNLDTKNFLKNFDHFVLLQFLGVTSQLMILTDWLKKK; encoded by the coding sequence ATGAATAAAAGGAAACTAATTGTTGGCTTACCCGTATATAATGGAGAACAATTCATTCGTAAAAGATTAGAAAACATACTTTCTCAGACATATTCTGATTTTAAATTAATAATTGATGTTGATCCTGGTACAGATAAAACAGTAGAAATCTGTAAAGAATTTGCAGAAAAAGATCCTAGAATTGAGTTGATAGTTCAAGAAAAACGTATGGGGTTAGTATGGAGTTTTAATTACATTTTACAAAATGCCAATTCAAAATATTTTGTTTGGGCAGGGGTAGATGATATTTGGTCTTCTGATTTTTTAGAGAAGAATATAGCTGTGCTTGATTCAAATGAAGATGTAGTGGGAAGTATGGGAAAAGTACGAAGACATGGACCACATATTGAAGAATTCAAATCTAAAAAAGAAGATTCTATTAAAACAAAAATGTATAAAAAATTTCGTAGGTTCTTTAGACCATTTGGCGTATATCCCATAGTTTCGGATTCATATGATAAAAGAATCAGAACTTTTTTAAAAATAAGAGATGATCGAAGTATTTGGGCAATATATAGAACAAAAATATTAAAAAAATGTTTAGAATTAGACTCGTGGAATTTTTGTTTACCAATGATGATGAACCTCCTAAAATATGGAAAATTGAATGTAATTGATGAGTTTATGATAGATTATTACAGTGTAGGTGGAACCGCAATTGGTATTTTGGAATATTATCATAGAGACCAAATTACATTAAGAGATGTAATTTTCCCTTGGTCTGCATTTACTATATGGTGTATAAAGAATTTAGACACAAAAAATTTCCTAAAAAACTTTGATCATTTTGTTCTTTTACAATTTTTAGGAGTTACATCCCAATTAATGATTCTTACAGATTGGTTAAAAAAGAAATAA
- a CDS encoding B12-binding domain-containing radical SAM protein, which produces MIKVSSAQFNYQYEDQIHFPYSIAMIVGYVKTKEDLKNNFDFQKTFVFREKVDEYIKQCVDSDILLCSCYVWNWDITNYLAKKVKELNPKCLIIFGGPHVPEDTTDFFDNHPYVDILAHGEGEYILENLLRTYITDKNYLNVKGITTKDFSTPDQERINDLDSIPSPYTTNLVWDLVEKVPGVTWICSWETNRGCPYMCTFCDWGSATFTKLRKFSDERLYKDIEWFGENKIPFVDCCDANFGIFQERDLKIARKMKEMALEKGHLEKMAVSWAKNSSEKIIPIAKELRDGGILGAVTLAVQSLDDDVLEIIKRANIKFTEFSELSATFREHEVPTYSEVIRGLPGETVETFKKGLEILSSTKIGTVNIYHCMILPNAPMNHPAYVEKFKIKKTRSPVMLQHSSIHKRALPEYEYIVTETSSYTLDDLKIMYDYSWAFSTLQKFGLLEHISNFYKRTNKLKFMEFYELFFKFCEKYPNSVFAHEFQLVKKYRDNGYAGNGWDHHDPKLGDILWPMTEASWLRMAYHKDKLYESVTDLVSFIEDEMNFKTSQNILDDLIKFQIFVQNTRDDQIEIKSEKFQFNWKNFFADYEPLSASNKHYFYSNPVIESDPIKWSYKVAWYGRRSEKYKCHAEHLKEKSDQITDSVLTEKIVAKQK; this is translated from the coding sequence ATGATCAAAGTAAGTTCCGCTCAGTTCAATTATCAATATGAAGACCAAATTCATTTTCCATATAGTATAGCAATGATTGTAGGCTATGTAAAGACTAAAGAGGACCTTAAAAATAATTTTGATTTCCAAAAAACATTTGTTTTTAGAGAAAAAGTGGATGAATACATAAAACAATGTGTTGATTCTGACATTCTTCTTTGTTCATGTTATGTATGGAATTGGGATATCACAAATTATTTAGCAAAAAAAGTTAAAGAACTTAATCCAAAATGCTTGATTATTTTTGGTGGTCCACATGTTCCAGAAGATACAACAGATTTCTTTGATAATCATCCTTATGTAGATATTTTAGCTCATGGAGAAGGAGAATATATTTTAGAAAATTTACTACGTACATATATTACTGATAAAAATTATTTGAATGTAAAGGGAATAACTACTAAAGATTTCTCAACTCCTGATCAAGAAAGAATTAATGATTTAGATTCTATTCCATCTCCATATACTACCAATCTTGTTTGGGATTTAGTTGAAAAAGTTCCCGGTGTTACATGGATTTGTTCATGGGAGACAAATAGAGGATGTCCATACATGTGTACTTTTTGTGATTGGGGAAGTGCAACTTTTACAAAACTCAGAAAATTTTCTGATGAAAGATTGTATAAAGACATTGAATGGTTTGGAGAAAATAAAATTCCTTTTGTTGATTGTTGTGATGCAAATTTTGGAATTTTTCAAGAAAGAGATCTTAAAATTGCTAGAAAAATGAAAGAAATGGCTTTAGAAAAAGGTCATTTAGAAAAAATGGCTGTATCGTGGGCAAAAAATTCATCTGAAAAAATCATTCCAATAGCTAAAGAACTAAGAGATGGTGGAATTTTAGGTGCTGTCACATTGGCTGTTCAATCATTGGATGATGATGTTTTAGAAATTATCAAACGCGCAAATATCAAATTTACTGAATTTTCTGAACTCTCTGCTACATTTAGAGAACATGAAGTTCCTACTTATTCAGAAGTAATACGTGGATTACCTGGAGAAACAGTAGAAACTTTCAAGAAAGGTTTAGAAATCCTCTCAAGCACCAAAATTGGAACTGTAAATATTTACCACTGTATGATTTTGCCTAATGCTCCAATGAATCATCCTGCATATGTTGAAAAATTCAAAATTAAAAAAACACGTTCTCCTGTAATGTTACAACATTCCTCTATTCATAAACGAGCACTTCCAGAATATGAATACATTGTAACTGAAACTAGTTCTTACACTTTAGATGATTTAAAAATCATGTATGATTATTCTTGGGCATTTTCTACTTTACAAAAATTTGGCCTTTTAGAACATATTTCAAATTTCTATAAACGTACAAACAAATTAAAATTCATGGAATTTTACGAATTATTTTTCAAATTTTGTGAGAAATATCCTAACTCAGTGTTTGCACATGAATTCCAATTGGTAAAAAAATATAGAGATAATGGATATGCAGGTAATGGTTGGGATCATCATGATCCAAAACTAGGTGATATTCTTTGGCCAATGACAGAAGCAAGCTGGCTGAGAATGGCTTATCATAAGGATAAATTATATGAATCTGTAACTGATCTGGTTTCTTTCATAGAAGATGAGATGAATTTTAAAACTTCTCAAAACATTCTTGATGATTTAATCAAATTCCAAATCTTTGTGCAAAATACTAGAGATGATCAAATTGAAATAAAGAGTGAGAAATTTCAATTTAATTGGAAAAATTTCTTTGCTGATTATGAACCTCTTTCTGCAAGTAACAAACACTATTTTTACAGTAATCCTGTAATAGAATCAGATCCAATTAAATGGAGTTACAAAGTTGCTTGGTATGGTAGACGTTCAGAAAAATACAAGTGTCATGCTGAACATTTAAAAGAAAAAAGTGATCAAATTACTGATTCTGTATTAACTGAAAAAATTGTTGCCAAACAAAAATAA
- a CDS encoding glycosyltransferase family 2 protein: MNESKLDKLNIGLPVYNGEQFIRKRLENILSQTYSDFKLIIDVDPGTDKTVEICKEFAEKDPRIELIVQEKRMGWMWSFNFVFKQANSKYFVWAGVDDIWSSDFLEKNIAVLDSNEDVVGSQGLISHYGPWGDEFESKSDDSIMVKFYKKFRRSFRPFVNSGASGTFEQRVKIILRKTAYYHVYGVFRTNSLYKKTVREFFCWDWATVLTILKKGNFHLIDEVLIELNTSGASDPSITLFTQLKTQKAHKNEYLLPYSSFTIWCAKNLGMKIFFKNLDYFLWLNCILGVSSILISIMSSIKKN, from the coding sequence GTGAATGAATCAAAACTTGACAAACTAAACATTGGCTTACCCGTATATAATGGAGAACAATTCATTCGTAAAAGATTAGAAAACATACTTTCTCAGACATATTCTGATTTTAAATTAATAATTGATGTTGATCCTGGTACAGATAAAACAGTAGAAATCTGTAAAGAATTTGCAGAAAAAGATCCTAGAATTGAGTTGATAGTTCAAGAAAAACGTATGGGATGGATGTGGAGTTTTAATTTTGTGTTCAAACAAGCAAATTCAAAATATTTTGTTTGGGCAGGGGTAGATGATATTTGGTCTTCTGATTTTTTAGAGAAGAATATAGCTGTGCTTGATTCAAATGAAGATGTAGTAGGCTCTCAAGGATTAATTTCTCATTATGGTCCATGGGGAGATGAATTTGAATCTAAATCTGATGATTCTATCATGGTTAAATTTTACAAAAAATTTCGACGTTCTTTTAGACCTTTTGTAAATTCTGGAGCTAGTGGTACATTTGAACAACGTGTTAAAATAATTTTAAGAAAAACAGCTTACTATCATGTATATGGAGTATTTAGAACAAATTCACTTTACAAAAAAACTGTACGTGAATTTTTTTGTTGGGATTGGGCAACAGTTCTTACAATTTTAAAAAAAGGCAATTTTCACTTAATTGATGAAGTGTTAATTGAACTAAATACGAGTGGTGCTTCAGATCCTTCAATTACTCTATTCACTCAACTAAAAACTCAAAAAGCACATAAGAATGAATATCTATTACCATATTCTAGTTTTACAATATGGTGCGCAAAAAATTTGGGCATGAAGATTTTTTTTAAAAATCTTGATTATTTCTTATGGTTAAACTGTATATTGGGTGTATCATCAATATTAATTTCAATTATGAGTTCTATTAAGAAAAATTAA
- a CDS encoding NAD-dependent epimerase/dehydratase family protein — translation MSSETVLICGGAGYIGSALVFRLLKETDFKIKVFDNLSYGGDSVFSFFNFPERFEFVKGDVRTFDFDQLLKGVDYVVNLTALVGEPICKKFPKEAKEINFDSNIRLARACEKNGIKRFVFTSTCSNYGLNETGEMIKEDGELQPISLYAETKVDSEKILLNELPDLPCTVLRFATAYGMAARIRFDLLLHELIRDAWTKAKIYVFGAQSWRPMVHVDDIARGIMLVLSKSDSIKKKDVFNVGSNDQNFQKVQLAQMIAERFNVIIEETQAVKDPRNYKVNFDKVTNELGYKPIHSAKESIDQIANALETGLIDDRILHESVNVKQN, via the coding sequence ATGTCATCTGAAACAGTGTTAATTTGTGGTGGAGCAGGATATATTGGATCAGCATTAGTATTCAGACTTTTAAAAGAAACAGATTTTAAAATTAAAGTTTTTGACAATCTCTCTTATGGAGGAGATTCAGTATTTTCTTTTTTTAATTTTCCTGAAAGATTTGAATTTGTTAAGGGAGATGTCAGAACATTTGATTTTGATCAACTACTCAAAGGAGTAGATTATGTTGTAAATTTAACAGCACTTGTCGGTGAACCTATCTGTAAAAAATTTCCTAAAGAAGCAAAAGAAATCAATTTTGATAGCAATATCAGATTAGCAAGAGCCTGTGAAAAAAATGGAATTAAGAGATTTGTATTCACATCAACTTGTAGTAATTATGGATTAAATGAGACTGGAGAAATGATAAAAGAAGATGGAGAATTACAACCAATTTCATTATATGCTGAAACAAAAGTAGATTCTGAAAAAATTCTACTAAATGAATTGCCTGATTTACCTTGTACAGTTTTGAGATTTGCTACGGCATACGGTATGGCTGCAAGAATACGTTTTGATTTATTATTACACGAATTAATTAGAGACGCTTGGACTAAAGCAAAAATCTATGTTTTTGGTGCTCAGTCATGGAGACCAATGGTACATGTTGATGATATTGCAAGAGGCATCATGTTAGTTTTGTCAAAAAGCGATTCAATAAAGAAAAAAGATGTCTTCAATGTAGGTTCAAATGATCAAAATTTCCAAAAAGTGCAACTTGCTCAAATGATTGCTGAAAGATTTAATGTGATTATTGAGGAAACTCAAGCTGTAAAAGATCCTAGAAATTATAAAGTTAATTTTGATAAAGTTACAAATGAATTAGGTTACAAGCCAATACATAGCGCAAAAGAATCAATTGATCAAATTGCAAATGCATTAGAAACAGGATTGATCGATGATAGAATTTTACATGAAAGTGTAAATGTAAAACAGAATTAA
- a CDS encoding DegT/DnrJ/EryC1/StrS family aminotransferase yields the protein MERINQFEPYLGEEEKKELMDVIDSGWFTEAKKTRELEKQFAEFVGRKYAVVTTSGTTALFLALKALGLEQNDEVIVPDLTFVASPNSVDLAGGKVSLVDINKKDLGLDLKKTEQLITSKTKGVMPVDFNGRAPDLIALQEIAKKNNMFVVEDACHTIGSFYQGKHMGYFSDIGIFSLSTPKIITAGQGGVLVTDNSELYEKIRMIKDFGRDVDKKHNMKNAFDHVTMGYNFKFTEFQAAVGVAQMRKLPQRIEHKKRMYTIFKEELKGINQIEFLETDLNDVIPWFNDILLPNQKIRDDLIDHLQEAGIGSRMFYPPIHELTPYSNLKGDFTNTIEMSQRGVWLPSSAFLTDDDIIRVCSEIKKFAHALN from the coding sequence GTGGAAAGGATTAATCAATTTGAGCCATATTTAGGAGAAGAAGAAAAAAAAGAGCTCATGGATGTAATTGATTCAGGATGGTTTACTGAAGCAAAAAAAACCAGAGAGCTTGAAAAACAATTTGCAGAATTTGTAGGTAGAAAATACGCAGTAGTAACTACCAGTGGAACCACTGCATTATTTCTTGCACTCAAAGCATTAGGTTTAGAACAGAATGATGAAGTAATCGTTCCAGATTTAACGTTTGTAGCATCACCAAATTCTGTTGATTTAGCCGGAGGGAAAGTATCATTAGTGGATATTAACAAAAAAGATCTTGGATTAGATTTAAAGAAAACCGAGCAACTAATTACTTCAAAAACAAAAGGAGTGATGCCAGTTGATTTTAATGGTAGAGCACCTGATTTGATAGCTTTGCAAGAAATTGCGAAAAAAAATAACATGTTTGTTGTGGAGGATGCATGTCATACAATAGGTTCATTTTATCAAGGCAAACATATGGGATATTTCAGTGATATTGGGATTTTTTCATTAAGTACACCTAAAATAATTACTGCAGGTCAAGGAGGAGTTCTTGTAACTGATAACTCAGAACTCTATGAAAAAATTCGTATGATCAAAGATTTTGGAAGAGATGTTGATAAAAAACACAATATGAAAAATGCTTTTGATCATGTAACTATGGGATATAATTTCAAATTTACAGAATTTCAAGCAGCAGTCGGTGTTGCCCAAATGAGAAAGCTTCCTCAAAGAATTGAACATAAGAAGAGAATGTATACAATTTTCAAAGAAGAATTAAAGGGAATTAATCAAATTGAATTTCTTGAAACTGATCTAAATGATGTTATTCCATGGTTTAATGATATTTTGTTACCTAATCAAAAAATTAGAGATGATCTCATTGATCATTTACAAGAGGCAGGAATTGGAAGCAGAATGTTTTACCCACCAATTCATGAATTAACTCCATATTCAAACTTGAAAGGCGATTTCACAAACACCATAGAAATGTCACAACGTGGAGTATGGCTTCCATCATCAGCATTTTTGACTGATGATGATATTATTAGAGTCTGTTCAGAAATTAAAAAATTTGCACATGCTCTAAATTAG
- a CDS encoding SDR family oxidoreductase, which translates to MKIAIIGASGLLGEGFLHLKTKHKLITTVFSKDSINNSTVLDIRKYNDVKKFVDEFKPDVVINTSAITNPEYCEINPIEANQTNVMGVKNLAEICNNFKIHFIQISTEYVFDGITGKYQEESIPNPISKYGESKLESEKITLQINNSFCVARTAMLFGWSKNKLNLATLLISKLSQGEKLDVIKDQIVSPSYNDNIAEILLELAEKKLSGIYHVSGSDIMSRLEFAKALAKEFKFDEKLLESISISEFNWKAKRPKNGGLEIDKISKILHTKPMSVSESLKQMKIDSIVKM; encoded by the coding sequence ATGAAAATTGCAATAATTGGAGCTAGTGGATTACTAGGAGAAGGATTTTTACATTTAAAAACTAAACACAAACTAATCACCACTGTATTTAGTAAAGATTCAATAAATAATTCAACAGTATTAGATATTAGAAAATATAATGATGTGAAAAAATTTGTCGATGAATTTAAACCAGATGTTGTCATAAATACATCTGCAATTACAAACCCAGAATATTGTGAAATAAATCCAATTGAAGCAAATCAAACTAATGTGATGGGGGTAAAAAACTTAGCAGAAATTTGTAATAATTTTAAAATTCATTTTATACAAATATCAACAGAGTATGTTTTTGATGGTATTACAGGTAAATATCAAGAAGAAAGTATTCCAAATCCAATTTCAAAGTATGGAGAGTCAAAGTTAGAATCAGAAAAAATTACACTTCAAATAAACAATTCATTTTGTGTGGCAAGAACAGCAATGTTGTTTGGTTGGAGCAAAAATAAACTTAATTTAGCAACATTGTTAATATCTAAACTATCACAAGGTGAAAAATTAGATGTGATAAAAGATCAAATTGTATCACCATCATATAATGATAATATTGCCGAGATTCTTTTAGAACTTGCAGAAAAAAAACTCAGTGGGATTTATCATGTTTCTGGATCAGATATCATGAGTAGATTAGAATTTGCAAAAGCACTAGCTAAAGAGTTTAAATTTGATGAAAAGTTGTTGGAATCAATTTCAATATCTGAATTTAATTGGAAAGCTAAAAGGCCAAAAAATGGAGGTTTAGAAATAGACAAAATTTCTAAAATTCTTCATACAAAGCCCATGTCAGTATCAGAATCATTGAAGCAAATGAAAATAGATTCCATTGTAAAAATGTAG
- a CDS encoding WxcM-like domain-containing protein encodes MNSFEQLKPLLEDERGLFFEVLNNKEIRHVVVTTFTKNAKRGNQFRKNMDQYFFLAVGKVKVTTKDMKTNEQKQNDMIQGSMLFIPKGIAFVTIAEEESILVECSPQEYDPDNPDINRVNIL; translated from the coding sequence ATGAATTCCTTTGAACAATTAAAACCACTTTTAGAAGATGAACGTGGACTTTTTTTTGAAGTATTAAACAATAAAGAAATCAGACATGTAGTAGTTACCACATTTACAAAAAATGCAAAACGAGGAAATCAATTTAGAAAAAATATGGATCAGTATTTTTTCTTAGCAGTAGGAAAAGTGAAGGTAACCACAAAAGATATGAAAACAAATGAACAAAAACAAAATGACATGATTCAAGGTTCAATGTTATTTATCCCAAAAGGAATAGCATTTGTAACAATTGCTGAAGAAGAATCAATTTTAGTAGAATGTTCACCACAAGAATATGATCCAGATAATCCAGATATTAATAGAGTAAATATTTTGTAA
- a CDS encoding NAD-dependent epimerase/dehydratase family protein codes for MSLESKWKEQNVLVTGGASFIGSHLVDKLVSLGSKVTVVDDLSSGTLKNLSQSKEKINFIKHDLEYTTKEDLKQMFKEKDYVFHLAAVHGGRGFITTHPADVCSNASIDHHVFQACTEANVQNVSFASTACVYPTELQEKIGSDYKLKESDSNPKNLDGYMSADIEYGWGKLNSEIQLLSFVKQYGLKANVLRFVTAYGPRENETHAIIAWIYKALEKMDPYVIWGDGNQERDFTYVSDIVDGCILAAQKITDGTPFNLGTGRRYTVTDVVKMICKVMGWSPSKFEFDTTKPAGALSRALDNTEAKNVLGWEPKVSLEDGLRKTIDWYTKMHNPKGSVNQDLLLEHNTKVPS; via the coding sequence TTGAGTCTTGAATCTAAGTGGAAAGAACAAAATGTGTTAGTTACAGGCGGTGCAAGTTTTATTGGCAGTCATCTAGTCGATAAATTAGTTAGTTTAGGTTCAAAAGTAACAGTAGTAGATGATTTGTCAAGTGGAACATTAAAAAATCTTTCACAATCAAAAGAAAAAATTAATTTCATTAAACATGATTTAGAATACACTACAAAAGAAGATCTGAAGCAGATGTTTAAAGAGAAAGACTATGTTTTTCATTTAGCAGCAGTTCATGGCGGCAGAGGTTTTATTACAACACATCCAGCAGATGTTTGTTCAAATGCCTCAATTGATCATCATGTTTTTCAGGCATGTACTGAAGCAAATGTTCAAAATGTTTCTTTTGCAAGTACTGCGTGTGTATATCCAACTGAACTACAAGAAAAAATTGGATCTGACTACAAATTAAAAGAATCAGATTCAAATCCTAAAAATCTAGATGGATATATGAGTGCAGATATAGAATATGGTTGGGGAAAACTTAATTCAGAAATTCAGTTATTGTCATTTGTAAAACAGTATGGATTAAAAGCAAATGTTTTGAGATTTGTTACTGCATATGGTCCTAGAGAAAATGAAACTCATGCAATAATTGCGTGGATCTACAAAGCACTTGAAAAAATGGATCCATATGTTATTTGGGGCGATGGAAATCAAGAACGAGATTTCACTTATGTATCAGACATAGTAGATGGATGTATTTTAGCAGCTCAAAAAATTACTGATGGCACACCATTCAATCTGGGAACAGGTCGTAGATATACAGTAACAGATGTTGTAAAAATGATATGTAAAGTGATGGGATGGAGTCCTTCAAAATTTGAATTTGATACAACAAAACCTGCAGGTGCATTAAGTAGAGCATTAGATAATACAGAAGCAAAAAATGTTCTCGGATGGGAACCAAAAGTTTCATTAGAAGATGGACTAAGAAAGACCATAGATTGGTACACTAAAATGCATAATCCTAAAGGTTCAGTTAATCAAGATCTACTTTTAGAACACAACACCAAAGTACCGTCCTAA
- a CDS encoding SIS domain-containing protein, whose product MLKLDTIKKIDKNQMYQAYDSWPNISDVAFKKKCEKIHYKGIKHIVFAGMGGSGHISDVFYSIFSKTKIYVDVVKGYHLPHTVDNNTLVIPISISGNTVETLSILRDAKKKKCKIVAFSSGGKIKEFCRKNKIEHRSVPFIHTPRASFAGTLYTMLNVLEPILPINKKEIIRSIETLKKINKKIATSNLSNSNPSLNLAYWIKKSPLIYYPWGLESPSIRFKNSLQENAKLHVITEDIIESCHNGIVAWEKNSTIQPILIQGEKDYIKTKERWRVIKKYFKKNKIDYWEINSVKGDILSKMVSLIYQLDYTSIYKAILTKTDPTPIHSINFIKQNIE is encoded by the coding sequence TTGTTAAAGTTAGATACAATAAAAAAAATTGATAAGAATCAAATGTATCAAGCATATGATAGTTGGCCTAATATTTCAGATGTGGCATTTAAAAAAAAATGTGAGAAAATTCATTATAAAGGAATTAAACATATTGTTTTTGCAGGAATGGGGGGTTCTGGTCATATTTCAGATGTCTTTTATTCCATTTTTTCAAAAACAAAGATCTATGTTGATGTTGTAAAGGGATATCATTTGCCACATACTGTTGATAATAATACATTAGTAATTCCTATTAGTATTTCTGGAAATACTGTTGAAACATTATCTATTCTTCGTGATGCAAAAAAGAAAAAATGTAAAATAGTTGCATTTTCAAGTGGTGGAAAAATAAAGGAATTTTGTAGAAAAAATAAAATTGAACATAGATCTGTTCCCTTTATTCACACTCCAAGAGCATCGTTTGCAGGTACATTATATACAATGTTAAATGTATTAGAACCAATTTTACCTATCAACAAAAAAGAAATCATAAGATCAATTGAAACATTAAAAAAAATTAATAAAAAAATTGCTACATCAAATTTATCAAATTCAAATCCTTCTCTTAATTTAGCATATTGGATAAAAAAAAGTCCTTTAATTTATTACCCATGGGGGTTGGAATCTCCATCAATAAGATTTAAAAATTCATTACAAGAAAATGCAAAACTTCATGTGATTACAGAGGACATAATAGAATCTTGTCATAATGGAATTGTTGCATGGGAAAAAAATTCTACCATACAACCCATTTTAATTCAAGGAGAAAAAGATTACATTAAAACAAAAGAACGATGGAGAGTTATTAAAAAATATTTCAAAAAAAATAAAATAGATTATTGGGAAATTAATTCAGTTAAAGGAGATATTTTATCAAAAATGGTTTCGTTAATTTATCAACTTGACTATACTTCTATCTATAAAGCAATTCTAACAAAAACAGATCCTACACCAATTCATTCTATTAATTTTATTAAGCAAAATATCGAATAA
- the mtnA gene encoding S-methyl-5-thioribose-1-phosphate isomerase → MNDTKDLIDSSLRTVEWKNNKVIMIEQTKLPNELIFVEYDDFNQVANAIKTLIVRGAPAIGVSGAFGLGLAALQSKATTKEEILSDLEKARKILFATRPTAVNLGWGLEKIMNVAKTGETAEQIRELVISTAKKMADEDIEINKAMGKNGSVLFDDNDTIMTHCNAGALATVAYGTALGVIRATRESGKNVKVIATETRPIQQGSRLTAFELKHDGFDVSLVPDTAVGYSMANRLVNKVVVGADRIVKTGHVFNKIGTYQVATMAKQHGIPFYVAAPLSTIDLETKADDVIIEMRKGSEVTGIGEKKTAPDDIGVINPAFDMTPPELISGIITEKGVATAPYEESIPKLFQANN, encoded by the coding sequence GTGAATGATACCAAAGATTTGATTGATTCATCCCTCAGAACAGTAGAGTGGAAAAATAATAAAGTCATAATGATTGAACAAACAAAGCTTCCAAATGAATTGATTTTTGTAGAATATGATGATTTTAATCAAGTTGCTAATGCCATCAAAACTTTGATAGTTAGAGGTGCTCCAGCAATTGGAGTATCTGGAGCATTTGGATTGGGCTTAGCTGCTTTACAAAGTAAGGCAACAACAAAAGAAGAAATATTATCTGATTTGGAAAAAGCAAGAAAAATTCTTTTTGCAACAAGACCAACTGCAGTAAATCTGGGTTGGGGATTGGAAAAAATAATGAATGTTGCAAAGACTGGGGAAACAGCTGAACAAATCAGAGAACTTGTAATTTCAACTGCAAAAAAAATGGCAGATGAAGATATTGAAATAAACAAAGCTATGGGAAAGAACGGATCTGTCCTCTTTGATGATAATGATACTATAATGACTCATTGTAATGCAGGTGCATTAGCAACTGTTGCATATGGAACTGCTTTAGGTGTTATTAGAGCAACTAGAGAAAGTGGAAAAAATGTTAAAGTTATTGCAACTGAGACTAGACCAATACAACAAGGTTCACGATTGACAGCATTTGAATTAAAACATGATGGCTTTGATGTTAGTTTAGTTCCTGATACTGCTGTAGGATATTCAATGGCAAATAGATTGGTGAATAAAGTTGTAGTTGGAGCAGATAGAATTGTAAAAACTGGTCATGTATTCAACAAAATTGGAACTTATCAGGTAGCAACAATGGCAAAACAACATGGAATTCCATTTTATGTAGCTGCTCCATTATCTACAATTGACTTAGAAACAAAGGCTGATGATGTAATTATTGAGATGAGAAAAGGTTCTGAAGTAACTGGAATTGGTGAGAAAAAGACTGCTCCTGATGATATTGGCGTAATTAATCCTGCGTTTGATATGACTCCTCCTGAACTAATTTCTGGTATTATTACGGAAAAAGGTGTGGCTACTGCACCATATGAAGAATCTATTCCAAAATTATTTCAAGCTAATAATTAG